In Macaca nemestrina isolate mMacNem1 chromosome 9, mMacNem.hap1, whole genome shotgun sequence, a single genomic region encodes these proteins:
- the LOC139356325 gene encoding phospholipid-transporting ATPase IB-like, translating into MLTSGHATAYLFVENIVYTVISRFLHSSNDHFTSTCKGEQHSEWWCFSNHPSMFLLLIFRKLVLRLQLGLNSVIWLSGESTLTGVVFFGIYLTIWSPILIALNMRGQCMRLSHQL; encoded by the exons aTGTTGACCAGTGGTCATGCCACTGCCTAtctatttgttgaaaatattgttTACACA GTGATTAGCAGATTTCTCCATTCTTCAAATGACCATTTCACATCTACCTGCAAAGGAGAGCAACACTCAGAATGGTGGTGTTTCTCAAATCATCCAAG TATGTTCTTGTTACTGATTTTCAGAAAGCTGGTTTTGAGACTACAGCTTGGATTAAA TTCAGTCATCtggctgtctggggaaagcacaCTGACTGGTGTGGTGTTCTTTGGCATCTACTTAACCATCTGGTCCCCCATTCTTATTGCCCTAAATATGAGAGGACAG TGCATGAGATTGAGCCATCAACTGTGA